A portion of the Edaphobacter lichenicola genome contains these proteins:
- the dnaG gene encoding DNA primase, which produces MSDNFAQTVKQQADIVRIIGDYIKLRKSGAQNYTGLCPFHKEKTGSFSVNATHNYFYCFGCHEKGDVFTFVMKMENISFPEAIRVVATKCGIPLPKREFSSPEEAREAGLRRQLIDIHEIATQYFEAGLKSAEAARAREYLTGRGVNAETIAKFRIGYAPDDFNHMREQLAKHFPDDVLRASGLFSAKEQSDGTPGQLYARFRKRITFPIANEQGKTIAFTARALDAQDEKGRDIAKYLNSPETPLYTKGQVLFNLDKAKAGMRAHDFALLVEGQMDCISVYMAGVQNVIATSGTAFTEMQVRLLSRFTKRVVINFDPDQAGANAAEKSISLLTEEDFEVKVITLEGGLDPDRFVREQGIQAYMAALRTAKRHSDYLIDRARHLFPGRTPDAKVKALNFLLPHIRRMPNRIQRDEFAADAAQKLTIDSAILRQELKQAAAQRVESVRSHSQDPASETERVLIRALVLPEHDPARALAAEQLIQHPEWYDSLPAAALLESLSNAPAPPNPLDAAPDQPSRALLAHTLQHADDPDTASSNTQSMTEQVENALHTLEHRQLERRQRELRTLIAEADRRGDHEMLTKLTAEKLHIDRKLRQH; this is translated from the coding sequence ATGTCCGACAACTTCGCCCAAACCGTCAAGCAGCAGGCCGACATCGTCCGCATCATCGGCGACTACATCAAGCTGCGCAAATCCGGCGCCCAGAACTACACCGGCCTCTGCCCATTTCACAAAGAAAAGACCGGCTCCTTCTCCGTCAACGCAACCCACAACTACTTCTACTGCTTCGGCTGCCACGAGAAAGGCGACGTCTTCACCTTCGTCATGAAGATGGAAAACATCAGCTTCCCTGAAGCGATCCGCGTCGTCGCCACTAAGTGCGGAATCCCCTTACCAAAGCGCGAGTTCAGCTCACCTGAAGAAGCCCGCGAAGCCGGACTCCGTCGTCAACTCATCGACATCCACGAGATCGCAACACAATACTTCGAAGCTGGTCTCAAGTCCGCCGAAGCTGCCCGCGCCCGCGAATACCTCACCGGCCGCGGCGTCAACGCCGAAACCATCGCGAAGTTCCGCATCGGCTACGCACCAGACGACTTCAACCACATGCGCGAGCAGCTCGCCAAGCACTTCCCCGACGACGTCCTCCGCGCCAGCGGCCTCTTCAGCGCAAAGGAGCAATCCGACGGCACTCCGGGCCAGCTCTACGCGCGCTTTCGCAAGCGCATCACCTTCCCCATCGCCAACGAGCAAGGCAAGACTATCGCCTTCACCGCCCGCGCCCTCGACGCACAGGACGAAAAAGGCCGTGACATCGCGAAATATCTGAACTCCCCCGAAACCCCGCTCTATACCAAGGGCCAGGTCCTTTTCAATCTCGACAAAGCCAAGGCCGGCATGCGCGCCCACGACTTCGCTCTCCTCGTCGAAGGTCAGATGGACTGCATCTCCGTCTACATGGCCGGCGTGCAAAACGTCATCGCCACCTCAGGTACCGCCTTCACCGAGATGCAAGTACGCCTCCTCAGCCGCTTCACCAAACGTGTCGTCATCAACTTCGACCCCGACCAGGCCGGCGCCAACGCAGCGGAAAAATCCATCTCCCTCCTCACCGAAGAAGACTTCGAGGTTAAAGTCATCACCCTCGAAGGCGGCCTCGACCCCGACCGCTTCGTACGCGAGCAAGGTATCCAGGCCTACATGGCCGCACTCCGCACCGCCAAACGCCACTCCGACTACCTCATCGATCGCGCGCGCCATCTCTTCCCCGGCCGCACCCCCGATGCGAAGGTCAAAGCCCTCAACTTTCTCCTGCCTCACATTCGCCGCATGCCGAATCGCATTCAGCGTGATGAGTTTGCCGCCGACGCGGCACAAAAACTCACCATCGACTCAGCCATCCTCCGTCAGGAGCTCAAACAAGCTGCCGCCCAACGCGTCGAAAGCGTCCGCTCTCACTCCCAAGATCCCGCCAGCGAAACCGAGCGCGTCCTGATCCGCGCCCTCGTCCTTCCCGAGCACGACCCGGCCCGCGCACTGGCTGCCGAACAACTTATCCAACATCCCGAGTGGTACGACAGCCTTCCCGCCGCCGCGCTCCTCGAATCCCTTTCCAACGCGCCAGCACCACCCAACCCTCTCGATGCCGCACCCGATCAACCCAGCCGCGCCCTCCTGGCCCATACCCTCCAACACGCAGACGACCCCGACACCGCCTCCTCCAACACTCAATCCATGACCGAGCAGGTCGAAAATGCCCTCCACACCCTGGAACATCGCCAGCTCGAGCGACGTCAACGTGAGCTCCGCACCCTCATCGCCGAGGCCGACCGTCGCGGCGACCACGAGATGTTGACTAAACTAACAGCAGAGAAGCTTCACATCGATCGCAAGCTACGCCAGCACTAA
- a CDS encoding lipopolysaccharide biosynthesis protein, whose protein sequence is MTMDRSTKRRLILGFLTNWVGRLASTIIQLVQVPVFLHFWSVPLYGEWMIVNSIPAYLSFSNIGFGNVAGNEMTMMVARQDRQGALRVFQSCWWLICILCVGTIILLSGLLYYLPASRLLKLTNLGEADTKWIIFYLGVSVLLGQLEQLLQSAYRSIGRYAFGSLLKSSLTLFAFACMILAVIFGTGPRATALVYAIANVACTMLLCILVHRDIPWLRFGWQHASFAEIRRLARPAIAFMGFPLGNALNLQGTLLAVSYALGPTDVVIFGTARTVSRVAIQMVQMVNSTFEPEMSIAFGAGNFELTRSLLRRACQLALLTAILIVTVMMTFGPWFLTHWTGGHVPPSRPLLAILLLVVVFYALWSTSATLMTSTNQHQRLASYYLFGTALACFLCYVFARLYGLYGAAASLLISELVMNLYVVPACLRVAHDTLPAFLASMLRIPSDFHPASLLARIRRSKPGFES, encoded by the coding sequence ATGACCATGGACCGCTCTACAAAACGCCGGCTGATTCTCGGCTTTCTCACAAACTGGGTCGGCCGCCTTGCGTCCACAATCATTCAGCTCGTACAGGTCCCCGTCTTCCTCCACTTCTGGAGCGTTCCCCTTTACGGCGAATGGATGATCGTCAACTCCATCCCCGCCTATCTCAGCTTCAGCAACATCGGCTTTGGCAACGTGGCTGGCAATGAGATGACCATGATGGTCGCTCGCCAAGACCGGCAAGGCGCACTCCGTGTCTTTCAGAGCTGCTGGTGGCTCATCTGCATCCTCTGCGTAGGCACCATCATCCTGCTCAGCGGTTTGCTCTACTATCTCCCCGCCTCCCGCCTGCTCAAACTCACCAACCTTGGCGAGGCCGACACGAAGTGGATCATCTTCTATCTCGGTGTCTCTGTTCTGCTCGGCCAACTTGAGCAGCTTCTGCAATCCGCCTACCGCAGCATAGGGCGCTATGCCTTCGGCTCGCTCCTCAAAAGTTCGCTCACTCTCTTCGCCTTCGCCTGCATGATCCTTGCCGTTATATTCGGGACCGGGCCTCGTGCCACAGCGCTTGTCTACGCCATCGCCAACGTCGCATGCACCATGCTTCTCTGCATCCTCGTTCACCGCGACATCCCTTGGTTGCGGTTCGGCTGGCAGCATGCTTCCTTTGCCGAGATCCGCAGACTCGCACGCCCGGCTATCGCCTTCATGGGGTTTCCCCTCGGCAACGCGCTCAACCTGCAGGGAACCCTTCTCGCCGTCAGCTACGCTCTTGGCCCCACGGATGTCGTCATCTTCGGCACCGCCCGCACCGTCTCCCGCGTCGCAATCCAGATGGTTCAAATGGTCAACAGCACCTTCGAACCCGAGATGTCCATCGCCTTCGGCGCGGGAAACTTCGAACTCACCCGCTCCCTGCTCCGCCGCGCCTGTCAGCTCGCGCTTCTTACCGCCATACTCATCGTTACCGTCATGATGACCTTTGGTCCCTGGTTCCTCACTCACTGGACAGGCGGCCACGTACCACCCAGCCGCCCCCTGCTTGCCATCCTTCTTCTGGTCGTCGTCTTCTACGCCCTATGGTCCACCAGCGCTACTCTGATGACCTCCACCAACCAACATCAGCGGCTGGCAAGCTACTACCTCTTCGGCACTGCTCTCGCCTGCTTCCTCTGTTATGTGTTTGCCCGCCTCTACGGCCTCTACGGTGCTGCCGCCTCTCTGCTGATCTCCGAGCTGGTCATGAACCTCTACGTTGTCCCTGCATGCCTGCGCGTCGCGCATGACACGCTGCCCGCCTTTCTCGCCAGCATGCTTCGCATCCCCTCTGACTTCCACCCGGCGTCTCTCTTGGCCCGCATCCGCCGATCCAAACCCGGCTTCGAAAGCTAG
- the rpoD gene encoding RNA polymerase sigma factor RpoD has translation MAEEIDKYEDDIDKLIDTGKEKGYLTYGEVNDLLPGDITTPDDLDDLLTTINTQGIDVLNGEERGSGRDKYEPEAGEESDDVELDLSPGTLEKTNDPVRMYLREMGTVPLLTREGEVEIAKRIERGQLRVMKAISRSPIVIREIVGLGEDLRRGVRNIKEVVTFDEEELTEEILQARVRATAGRIDVIVKHQKKLHGLEEKLAAPTGKDAKAKAKDIRKHRWLIGREHVYINRIVRELKYTNGEKKRLLDKVNKTVDAMRTLERQIKTLETKHEASKSEELRKEYRRQQKNCRTDLERVEADAGISLVDLKRTQREMIQGDMDAERAKRELIEANLRLVVSIAKKYTNRGLQFLDLIQEGNIGLMKAVDKFEYRRGYKFSTYATWWIRQAITRAIADQARTIRIPVHMIETINKLIRTSRQLVQELGREASSEEIARRMDIPVAKVRKVLKIAQEPISLETPIGEEEDSHLGDFIEDRMAVSPADAVISVNLKEYTSQVLRTLTPREERVIKMRFGLEDGSEHTLEEVGQSFQVTRERIRQIEAKALRKLRHPSRSRKLKAFVDGVKDM, from the coding sequence GTGGCTGAAGAAATTGACAAGTACGAAGACGACATAGATAAGCTCATCGACACAGGGAAAGAAAAGGGGTATCTCACCTATGGCGAGGTCAATGACCTCCTCCCCGGCGATATCACCACACCCGATGATCTCGATGACCTTCTCACCACCATCAACACGCAGGGCATTGATGTCCTCAACGGTGAAGAGCGCGGTAGTGGCCGCGACAAGTACGAACCTGAAGCCGGAGAAGAGTCCGACGACGTAGAGCTCGACCTCTCGCCCGGAACCCTCGAAAAGACCAACGACCCCGTCCGCATGTACCTCCGCGAGATGGGTACCGTCCCTCTGCTTACCCGCGAGGGCGAAGTCGAAATTGCCAAGCGCATCGAGCGCGGCCAGCTTCGCGTCATGAAGGCCATCTCGCGCTCGCCCATCGTGATCCGAGAGATCGTGGGCTTGGGCGAAGACCTCCGCCGCGGCGTTCGCAACATCAAGGAAGTCGTCACCTTCGACGAAGAAGAACTCACCGAAGAGATTCTGCAGGCTCGTGTCCGCGCCACTGCTGGCCGCATCGACGTCATCGTCAAGCACCAGAAGAAGCTGCATGGCCTCGAAGAGAAGCTCGCCGCACCAACCGGTAAAGACGCTAAGGCTAAGGCAAAAGATATCCGCAAACATCGCTGGCTCATCGGCCGCGAGCACGTCTACATCAACCGCATCGTTCGTGAGCTGAAGTACACCAACGGCGAAAAGAAGCGCCTCCTTGACAAGGTCAACAAGACCGTCGACGCAATGCGCACCCTCGAGCGCCAGATCAAAACCCTCGAGACCAAGCACGAGGCCTCGAAGTCTGAAGAGCTGCGCAAAGAGTATCGTCGCCAGCAGAAGAACTGCCGCACCGACCTCGAGCGCGTCGAAGCCGACGCAGGCATCTCGCTCGTCGATCTCAAGCGCACCCAGCGCGAGATGATCCAGGGCGACATGGACGCCGAGCGCGCCAAGCGCGAGCTCATCGAGGCGAACCTTCGTCTTGTCGTCTCCATCGCGAAGAAGTACACCAACCGCGGTCTCCAGTTCCTCGACCTCATTCAGGAGGGCAACATCGGCCTCATGAAGGCCGTCGACAAGTTCGAGTACCGTCGCGGTTACAAATTCTCGACCTACGCCACTTGGTGGATCCGTCAGGCCATCACCCGCGCAATCGCGGATCAGGCCCGCACCATCCGTATTCCGGTGCACATGATCGAGACCATCAATAAGCTCATCCGCACCTCGCGTCAGCTCGTGCAGGAGCTTGGCCGCGAAGCCTCTTCGGAAGAGATCGCCCGACGCATGGACATCCCGGTCGCGAAGGTCCGCAAGGTCCTCAAGATCGCCCAGGAGCCCATCTCGCTGGAAACGCCGATAGGCGAAGAAGAAGACTCGCACCTTGGAGACTTCATCGAAGACCGCATGGCCGTCTCCCCGGCTGACGCCGTCATCAGCGTCAACCTCAAGGAGTACACCTCGCAGGTCCTCCGCACCCTGACCCCCCGCGAAGAGCGTGTGATCAAGATGCGTTTCGGCCTCGAAGACGGCTCCGAGCACACCCTCGAAGAGGTTGGCCAATCCTTCCAAGTCACCCGTGAGCGCATCCGCCAGATAGAGGCCAAGGCACTTCGCAAGCTCCGTCACCCAAGCCGCAGCCGCAAGCTGAAGGCCTTTGTCGACGGCGTCAAGGACATGTAA
- a CDS encoding glycosyltransferase family 2 protein, with translation MSELLVTILMPCLNEAETLAFCVRQAVTALRDNNISGEVVVADNGSTDGSQKIATDEGARVVPVPVRGYGAALMAGIEAAQGKYVLMADADASYDFGQLPRFLTKLEEGNDLVMGNRFSGEIKPGAMPPLHRYLGNPVLSAIGRIFFKIPARDFHCGIRAFRRDAMLGLNLRTTGMEFASEMVVKSSLANLRLAEVPTTLSPDGRSRAPHLRTWRDGWRHLRFLLLFSPRWLFLYPGIITFFIGAILSVWLLPGPQTVGRWTFDVDTLTYSLGLVLIGAHIFVFAVSARVFGTQEGFLPPNPKFERIFQYVNLEVGLIFGCILLLAGLGILGYAVNIWHRAGFGDLSPQRMLRLTLPSATCFMLGVEAIFGSFFLSLLGMNRR, from the coding sequence ATGAGCGAGCTGTTGGTCACCATACTTATGCCCTGTCTCAACGAAGCCGAGACACTGGCCTTCTGCGTTCGCCAGGCCGTCACTGCCCTCCGCGACAACAATATTTCCGGCGAGGTCGTCGTCGCCGATAACGGCAGCACCGACGGCTCGCAAAAGATCGCCACCGACGAAGGTGCCCGCGTCGTTCCCGTCCCTGTTCGCGGCTACGGCGCCGCACTCATGGCAGGCATCGAAGCCGCACAGGGCAAGTATGTCCTCATGGCCGACGCCGATGCCAGCTACGACTTCGGCCAACTCCCCCGCTTTCTCACCAAACTCGAAGAAGGCAACGACCTCGTGATGGGCAACCGTTTCAGCGGCGAGATCAAACCCGGAGCGATGCCTCCGCTCCACCGCTACCTCGGCAACCCGGTCCTCAGCGCCATCGGCCGCATCTTCTTCAAAATTCCAGCTCGCGACTTCCATTGCGGCATCCGCGCCTTCCGACGCGACGCCATGCTCGGTCTCAACCTCCGCACCACCGGCATGGAGTTTGCCAGCGAGATGGTCGTCAAATCCTCCCTCGCCAACCTCCGCCTCGCCGAAGTCCCCACCACCCTCTCGCCCGACGGTCGCAGCCGCGCCCCACACCTTCGCACCTGGCGCGACGGATGGCGTCACCTCCGCTTCCTTCTTCTCTTCAGCCCACGCTGGCTCTTCCTCTACCCTGGCATCATCACTTTTTTCATAGGCGCCATTCTCTCAGTCTGGCTCTTGCCTGGGCCCCAGACAGTCGGTCGCTGGACCTTCGACGTCGACACTCTCACCTACTCCCTCGGCCTGGTTCTCATCGGAGCCCACATCTTTGTCTTCGCCGTTAGCGCCCGCGTCTTCGGTACGCAGGAAGGCTTCCTGCCGCCCAACCCGAAGTTCGAACGCATCTTCCAGTACGTCAATCTGGAAGTAGGCCTGATCTTCGGCTGCATTCTCCTTTTGGCTGGACTCGGAATTCTGGGCTATGCCGTGAACATCTGGCACAGAGCCGGATTCGGCGATCTCTCCCCGCAGCGTATGCTTCGCCTCACGCTACCGTCGGCTACCTGCTTCATGCTCGGCGTCGAAGCCATCTTCGGCAGCTTTTTCCTAAGCCTCTTAGGCATGAACCGCCGCTAA
- a CDS encoding NINE protein has product MQTTDSIYTANMNEHQRAWFYAEYKRASKDETVGVLLALFLGGIGIHHFYLRRNTAGIVYLLLSWTGIPMVIAWIECFFMPSRVRQYNAAQAIYISNQILGTAAPQAASTTTHCPACNSPVESAAVYCTHCGAAITHTSLATQPAL; this is encoded by the coding sequence ATGCAGACCACCGATTCCATCTACACCGCAAACATGAACGAGCATCAGCGTGCCTGGTTCTACGCCGAATACAAGCGCGCCAGCAAAGACGAGACCGTCGGCGTCCTCCTCGCGCTCTTCCTTGGCGGCATCGGCATCCATCACTTCTATCTCCGCCGCAACACCGCCGGCATCGTCTATCTTCTGCTCTCGTGGACCGGGATCCCGATGGTCATCGCCTGGATCGAATGCTTCTTTATGCCCAGCCGCGTCCGTCAGTACAACGCCGCCCAGGCCATCTACATCTCCAACCAGATCCTCGGCACCGCCGCCCCGCAGGCTGCATCTACGACGACCCATTGCCCCGCCTGCAACAGTCCCGTCGAATCTGCTGCAGTCTATTGCACCCACTGCGGAGCCGCAATCACACACACCTCACTCGCGACTCAGCCAGCCCTCTAA
- a CDS encoding lysozyme family protein produces MKKLVRLATPLMAVALMSGAPFFAHAQQMTETQTKAQEWNTPPAGTPEAQQGYRDGIQAAQLDKAARRKIDAKSSHLYVHPPVKGAVRDEYRTSFTAGYDAAVKHSSGE; encoded by the coding sequence ATGAAGAAGCTAGTTCGACTTGCAACACCACTGATGGCAGTGGCATTGATGAGCGGTGCACCATTTTTCGCGCATGCGCAGCAGATGACAGAGACACAAACCAAGGCGCAGGAGTGGAACACGCCACCGGCTGGAACTCCTGAGGCGCAGCAGGGCTATCGGGATGGAATCCAGGCGGCCCAGCTGGACAAAGCAGCGAGACGGAAGATCGACGCGAAGTCGTCTCACTTGTATGTGCATCCACCGGTGAAAGGAGCGGTTCGCGATGAGTACCGTACGAGCTTTACGGCTGGATACGACGCTGCAGTGAAACATAGCTCAGGCGAATAG
- a CDS encoding class I SAM-dependent methyltransferase: MTILDVGGTPAVWEIINFADQPDIQITLLNISEFKTSHTNITSVIGDARDLHQYADKQFDVVYSNSCIEHVGNIEDMKRMANEMRRVGKRYFLQTPNRNFPVEPHFVFPMFQFLPLAVQVFLVQHFSLGWIGKTPDREKAEKEVRSIQLISKKDVQMLFPDAKFGEEKFAGLTKSLLAYTV; encoded by the coding sequence ATGACTATCCTTGATGTTGGTGGTACCCCAGCAGTTTGGGAGATCATTAACTTCGCGGATCAACCGGACATTCAGATCACGTTGTTGAATATCTCGGAGTTCAAGACATCGCACACCAACATAACCAGTGTTATTGGTGACGCGAGGGACCTGCACCAGTACGCCGATAAACAGTTCGATGTGGTTTATTCGAACTCGTGTATCGAGCATGTAGGAAACATCGAGGATATGAAGCGCATGGCGAACGAGATGCGGCGAGTCGGTAAGCGGTATTTTTTGCAGACGCCGAATCGCAACTTCCCGGTCGAACCGCACTTTGTGTTTCCGATGTTTCAGTTCCTGCCGCTTGCTGTGCAGGTTTTTCTGGTTCAGCACTTCAGTCTGGGCTGGATTGGTAAGACACCAGATCGCGAGAAGGCCGAGAAGGAAGTCCGAAGCATTCAACTCATTTCAAAAAAAGATGTTCAGATGCTCTTTCCCGATGCGAAGTTTGGGGAAGAGAAGTTTGCCGGACTTACCAAGTCGTTGCTTGCGTACACGGTTTAG
- a CDS encoding zinc-dependent alcohol dehydrogenase family protein, with protein sequence MKAAVLHRRQSPGDSILQIETAPMPMLTEGHVVLRVLACGVCRTDLHILEGDLCLVHQPLIPGHQIVGKVVSGATPERPLGMRVGVSWIGGTDGTCPFCLRNEENLCDDPTFTGYTVNGGYAEYVLARADFTYPLPETLNDTEVAPLLCAGIIGFRSLRVAGTQPGERVGLFGFGSSASQAIEVLRHWNCEVYVSTRGEPHRELARSLGATWVGTENDKPPVKLDRAITFAPAGAVVVSALSSLRKGGIVAINAIHLDQMPAFNYDTLLWGERQIRSVANMTRQDATDFLQLAGEIGIHPKVQVFPLDQANEALQAVKHETGQGSVVIVP encoded by the coding sequence GTGAAAGCTGCTGTTCTGCACCGACGTCAATCTCCCGGCGACTCAATCCTTCAAATCGAAACCGCTCCCATGCCCATGCTCACCGAGGGACACGTCGTTCTCCGCGTCCTCGCCTGCGGTGTCTGTCGCACCGACCTCCACATCCTCGAAGGCGACCTCTGCCTTGTACACCAACCCCTCATCCCCGGCCACCAGATCGTCGGCAAAGTCGTCAGTGGAGCCACGCCCGAACGCCCCCTCGGCATGCGCGTCGGTGTCTCCTGGATCGGCGGAACTGACGGCACCTGTCCCTTCTGCCTCCGCAACGAAGAGAACCTTTGCGACGACCCCACCTTCACCGGCTACACCGTCAATGGAGGCTACGCCGAATACGTCCTCGCCCGCGCTGACTTCACCTACCCGCTCCCCGAAACTCTCAACGACACTGAAGTCGCTCCTCTTCTCTGCGCCGGCATCATCGGCTTCCGCAGCCTCCGAGTCGCTGGCACTCAACCCGGCGAGCGCGTCGGCCTCTTTGGCTTTGGCTCGTCGGCAAGCCAGGCTATCGAAGTCCTCCGCCACTGGAACTGCGAGGTCTACGTCTCCACGCGTGGCGAACCCCACCGCGAGCTTGCCCGCTCGCTCGGCGCAACGTGGGTCGGCACAGAAAACGACAAGCCCCCAGTCAAACTCGATCGCGCCATCACCTTCGCTCCCGCTGGAGCAGTGGTCGTCAGCGCTCTCTCCAGCCTTCGCAAAGGAGGCATCGTCGCCATCAACGCCATCCACCTCGACCAGATGCCCGCCTTCAACTACGACACTCTTCTCTGGGGCGAGCGCCAGATCCGCAGCGTCGCCAACATGACTCGCCAGGACGCAACAGACTTCCTCCAACTAGCTGGCGAAATAGGCATCCACCCCAAAGTTCAAGTCTTCCCACTCGATCAAGCTAACGAAGCGCTCCAAGCCGTCAAACACGAGACCGGCCAAGGCTCCGTTGTCATCGTCCCCTAG
- the murQ gene encoding N-acetylmuramic acid 6-phosphate etherase: protein MNLAALTTEARNPLTEHIDQLPTLDMLRLINDEDAKIAAAIAAVLPDIAKAIDAIAQRFNNNGRLFYIGAGTSGRLGVLDASECPPTFSVSPDLFHAIIAGGDTALRKSSEQSEDSPEQGAADLAAAGINAQDALIGIAASGRTPYVLGALAYAHKLNALTIALTCVPNSQMAAAADVSIAPITGPEILTGSTRMKAGTATKLVLNMISTGVMIKTGAVYGNLMVNMQTTNAKLVDRAQRIIAAATGVDQATAAKLLTEGGTIKTAIVMQKLSIDRPTAEAKLATHKGNLSALLNQNL from the coding sequence ATGAATCTCGCCGCCCTCACCACCGAAGCCCGCAATCCACTCACCGAGCACATCGACCAACTCCCAACCCTCGACATGCTCCGCCTCATCAACGACGAAGACGCAAAAATAGCTGCCGCCATAGCCGCCGTCCTCCCCGACATCGCCAAAGCCATCGACGCCATCGCCCAGCGCTTCAACAACAACGGCCGCCTCTTCTACATCGGAGCCGGCACGAGCGGTCGCCTCGGCGTCCTCGACGCCAGTGAGTGCCCACCCACCTTCTCCGTCTCACCCGATCTGTTCCATGCCATCATCGCCGGCGGTGACACCGCCCTCCGCAAGTCCAGCGAGCAATCCGAAGACTCACCCGAGCAAGGTGCAGCCGACCTCGCTGCCGCAGGCATCAACGCACAGGACGCACTCATTGGCATCGCAGCCAGTGGTCGCACTCCTTACGTCCTCGGAGCCCTCGCGTACGCGCACAAACTGAACGCCCTCACCATCGCCCTCACCTGCGTTCCCAACTCGCAGATGGCCGCAGCCGCCGACGTCTCCATCGCTCCCATCACCGGCCCGGAGATTCTCACGGGGAGCACGCGCATGAAGGCCGGGACCGCAACCAAGCTCGTCCTCAACATGATCTCCACCGGCGTCATGATCAAGACCGGAGCGGTGTACGGCAACCTCATGGTCAACATGCAGACCACCAACGCCAAGCTGGTCGACCGCGCCCAACGCATCATCGCCGCTGCCACCGGCGTCGATCAAGCCACCGCCGCAAAGCTCCTCACCGAAGGGGGCACCATCAAAACCGCTATCGTCATGCAAAAGCTCTCCATCGACCGCCCAACCGCCGAAGCTAAACTAGCCACCCACAAGGGAAACCTCTCCGCACTGCTCAATCAAAATCTGTAA
- a CDS encoding sugar porter family MFS transporter has translation MNRYLLKATIVGALGGLLFGFDTAVIAGTTQQLSDVFHLTPFSLGLTVFIGLVGTVVGAMGSGVLGQKIGGRDALRIMAILYTISAIGCAFAWSWDVLMVARFVGGLGIGGSSVLGPVYIAELAPAKYRGRMVGMFQINIVIGILLAYLSNYIITTRNLGPLQWRWEFGVAIIPSILFLIMLYGIPRSSRWLVTTNQTDEAREVLEMMGSPNSKAELQEIIDSIHLERGAKQEPLFNGRYNKPIFLAISVGLFNQLSGINAILYYSNYIFASAGFSSNSAALQTVGVGLVNLLATFLGMSLIDKLGRKTLLLIGAIGMTVALSGVAAIFYTHAHQGLLVWLLVLFIIFFAISQGSVIWVYIAEVFPSRVRSKGQSLGSSSHWIMNALIAGAFPLVAARSQAAPFVFFAAMMLLQFFIVLTAYPETKGSTLEAIQTNLGIH, from the coding sequence TTGAACCGTTATCTATTGAAAGCAACGATCGTAGGCGCGCTGGGTGGTTTGCTCTTCGGCTTCGATACTGCCGTTATCGCCGGTACGACACAGCAGCTGTCCGACGTATTTCATCTGACACCATTTTCTCTTGGCCTCACAGTCTTTATCGGACTTGTAGGCACCGTGGTCGGTGCGATGGGATCAGGTGTCCTGGGACAAAAGATCGGCGGCCGCGACGCTCTGCGCATCATGGCGATTCTCTACACCATCTCGGCGATCGGTTGTGCGTTTGCCTGGAGTTGGGATGTTCTGATGGTGGCGCGATTTGTTGGCGGCCTCGGTATCGGCGGTTCGTCGGTCTTAGGTCCCGTCTACATCGCAGAGCTGGCGCCCGCCAAGTACCGGGGCCGCATGGTCGGAATGTTTCAGATCAACATCGTCATCGGCATCCTGCTGGCGTACCTGTCCAACTACATCATCACCACGCGCAACCTGGGACCACTCCAATGGCGTTGGGAGTTTGGCGTCGCCATCATCCCGTCCATTCTCTTCCTGATCATGCTCTACGGCATACCACGTAGTTCGCGGTGGCTCGTCACAACGAATCAAACCGACGAGGCGCGTGAAGTGTTGGAGATGATGGGTTCACCCAACTCCAAAGCCGAGCTGCAGGAGATTATCGATTCGATACACCTCGAGCGCGGCGCGAAGCAGGAGCCTCTCTTCAATGGCCGCTACAACAAGCCGATCTTCCTTGCCATCTCCGTCGGTCTCTTCAATCAACTCTCCGGCATCAACGCGATCCTCTACTACTCGAACTACATCTTCGCCTCCGCCGGCTTCAGTTCGAACTCCGCCGCTCTTCAGACAGTCGGGGTAGGGCTCGTGAACCTGCTCGCGACATTCCTGGGCATGAGCCTGATCGACAAACTCGGCCGAAAGACGCTTCTGCTGATCGGAGCAATCGGAATGACCGTGGCGCTATCAGGCGTCGCCGCTATCTTCTACACCCACGCGCATCAGGGTCTCCTGGTCTGGCTGCTCGTGCTCTTCATCATCTTCTTTGCGATCTCGCAGGGATCCGTCATATGGGTCTACATCGCAGAGGTGTTTCCATCCCGCGTGCGATCCAAAGGCCAGAGCCTCGGATCGTCATCGCACTGGATCATGAACGCACTGATCGCTGGAGCCTTTCCTCTGGTTGCCGCGAGGTCGCAGGCGGCGCCGTTCGTCTTCTTTGCCGCGATGATGCTCCTGCAGTTCTTCATTGTTCTCACGGCCTATCCCGAGACGAAAGGAAGCACGCTGGAGGCGATTCAGACGAATCTAGGCATTCACTAA